In the Wyeomyia smithii strain HCP4-BCI-WySm-NY-G18 chromosome 2, ASM2978416v1, whole genome shotgun sequence genome, one interval contains:
- the LOC129723466 gene encoding mantle protein-like, with amino-acid sequence MKAFIVLSITLAIAASSAVDSSKKDKRSFLEHHEPFVFPEHVPEVKHVTIEKHVPYEVKVPYPVEVEKKVPVVVEKNVPVYIEKKVPVHIDRPVPYPVEVKVPVIQKEYVEVPKPYAVHVEKHVPVYISKPVYVEKAVPITVHIKQHKKSFWG; translated from the exons ATGAAG GCGTTTATTGTGTTGTCCATCACTCTGGCAATTGCCGCTAGTTCCGCAGTCGACAGCTCGAAAAAGGACAAGCGTAGTTTTTTGGAACATCATGAACCGTTTGTCTTTCCAGAGCACGTGCCAGAAGTGAAACATGTGACAATTGAGAAGCATGTCCCCTACGAGGTGAAGGTCCCCTATCCGGTTGAAGTAGAAAAGAAAGTTCCAGTTGTCGTGGAGAAAAATGTACCGGTCTACATCGAGAAGAAGGTTCCCGTACATATTGACCGGCCAGTGCCTTATCCCGTCGAAGTGAAGGTCCCCGTGATCCAAAAAGAGTATGTCGAAGTGCCCAAACCATACGCAGTGCATGTTGAAAAACATGTCCCAGTGTACATCAGCAAACCAGTGTACGTTGAAAAGGCCGTCCCTATCACGGTTCACATTAAGCAGCACAAGAAGAGCTTTTGGGGTTAA